One stretch of Gambusia affinis linkage group LG05, SWU_Gaff_1.0, whole genome shotgun sequence DNA includes these proteins:
- the sostdc1a gene encoding sclerostin domain-containing protein 1a produces MRLHAHASCRSLLLLCVLLRSCQAVENDATERVFSHVSPAPAAELQSNESLNRARTGGRGQGGGAAAQERVDRSQIGCRELRSTKYISDGHCTSVNPIKELVCAGECLPAQMLENWIGASRGRKFWARRSSSHDWRCVNDKTRTQRIQLQCQDGTTRTYKITVVTSCKCKRFSRQHNESGGKFEDQSVLQPSVLHRHKSKSKKRLGKTRLRENWHETES; encoded by the exons ATGCGCCTCCACGCCCACGCGTCGTGTCGctccctcctcctgctctgtgTCCTCCTGAGGAGCTGCCAGGCCGTGGAAAATGACGCCACGGAGCGGGTGTTCTCGCACGTGAGCCCCGCTCCGGCCGCGGAGCTGCAGAGCAACGAGTCCCTGAACCGCGCGCGCACCGGAGGGCGAGGACAGGGCGGCGGTGCGGCTGCGCAGGAGCGAGTCG ATAGGAGTCAGATTGGCTGCAGAGAGTTGAGGTCTACAAAGTACATCTCAGACGGCCACTGCACCAGCGTCAACCCCATCAAGGAGCTGGTGTGCGCAGGAGAGTGTCTCCCAGCTCAGATGCTGGAGAACTGGATCGGCGCGTCCCGCGGCAGGAAGTTCTGGGCCCGCCGGAGCAGCAGCCACGACTGGCGCTGCGTCAACGACAAAACCCGCACCCAGCGCATCCAGCTGCAGTGCCAGGACGGCACCACGAGAACGTACAAGATCACCGTGGTGACCTCCTGCAAGTGCAAGAGGTTCTCGAGGCAACACAACGAGTCTGGCGGCAAGTTCGAGGACCAATCCGTGCTGCAGCCGTCGGTCCTCCACAGACACAAATCCAAGAGCAAGAAGAGGCTGGGAAAGACCCGGCTGAGGGAGAACTGGCATGAGACTGAATCCTAA